Part of the Cercospora beticola chromosome 5, complete sequence genome is shown below.
TGCTCTCGCCAGGCTTGGCATCCGGCTTTCCGGGCTCTGGACGTGTGCACATGTAGCCATCCGGATCCATCCATGGGAAGTTGATACAGTACACGCCCACAAATGACACCGTGTACACGGCGAAACCGACGATGGGTGTCTCCACAAGCTTGCCCCACTCCTGGCACGTTCGGACAAGGTCGATAATCTCGCGCGCGGACCTGAAGCATTCGCGAGCGCTTTCGTCCCAAAAGCCATCGGGCACCTTGTATTTGTCGGCAGGGAATAGTGGCGCATCAACTGGTCCTTCCGGTTTTGAGCAGCGAATGGGAATGAATGGGACATATTCGCGATGCAGCATGATCTGACACAGCAAGTAGACCGTGTGCACCAGCGTGTAAGGCGTTGATGTCTTCAAGCTGATGTGCGCTTGAGTGTTTTGAGGCGTGAGGGTGTTCTGTCGCGGAAGGCTGGCTTTGAAGTCGAGGCATTGGCGCCTCAACTGGTAGAACTCACATCGGTCGTCCCACGGCGGATGCACCTCAACTCTGTGCGGTGTTAGCCAATTGCAGCAATTGCGACGAATGTGCGATCCTTACCTGCGCCCACCAGCACACGACCATTTGACCACTTTGCCATAGATCTCGAGTATCTTCACATAGCGGCTCACGAGGCCCTCGTCTGGACCAAATTCTAGCCTTCCcttgtcctcgtcgtcatctcTCCAAGCACTCCGTGGAGAGGGAGCTCTACTCGTCTCTGGAGTGGCCGCAGTGCCTAGTCGTACCGATTGTTGCCGCTGGCTTTGAACTTCTGCTCGACCAGGACCGGTCACGCTTCGGTCCTCCTCGCCCAGCATTAAAGTGCGTACCCTCTCCGCAAACAAAAAAGATCTCTCGCTGGCCGGCAGCTGAATTCTCAACTCGCGCGCGTGCAACATCTGAGGCCGGTACTTGCCACTGCTCAAGTAGCGATCCATAATATAGCAGCTCCAGAAAGTGCGCCGTCGAATCTCTTGCAAGATGAACGCGTCCTCGGTCGATTTGGACGACGTCACGGAACTCTTTCTCCCTGATTCCATTCCCATGCGCTCTGCTTCAGCCGAAAGGGCCAGTGACCGAGAAAGAGGCTCGTCGTCCAAGTCCATTTCGTATTGCAGCCCCATTGATTGGGCAGCTCGAATCGCCATGCCCACCGTCAACCACGCCTTCGCTCCCCTGCACATACCCCATTCGTGCAGACCGAGCATGAGAGCAGCCTGACAGCGTTCAATGTCATGGCAGCGATTGTCCGTCCAAATCGATGCCAGTTTCTCGTTGGCCGCCGCAGCGTAGTACTCGGATGCTATGAGAGGATTACTCGGACGTGTGGCAGTCGGCGGCGAGTGGTGCGCGACTAGCTTCTTGTGAAACCGAGCTGTCAAGGCGAGGAAAGCCAGCAAGAACTCGGTCGAAGCCGGTGGGCGGGCAGATGCAGTGGTATCCACTGGTGCTCCATTGGACTGCGGTGGTAGCTGACTCGTGAATTGTACGGGTTTGAGGAAGGTCGGAGGATGTAAGAAGGGGAGATCGGCCGAGTAGTGTTGTTGGAATATGTCAAAGAGCTCCTGCCACACATGCGGTGTCAAGAGGCGCGGGTCCAGAGCATCGAGCGAGGGTCGTGGAGAGTCTCGCGGACCAGTGATCGGATGCGATGGGTATGTCGATGCGCTCTTCCTCGGTCTCTGTCGCCGTTCGGCATCTCCATAGACATCGGCCCGTCCTGATATGCTGTCCCGCCGGCGACTGCCAGCGGTCACGGGCGGCGGGTACTGGCATTCCCTCCCCGAGTTCTCGCACGACCGACACGTCGTCCCGACGCCATTGTTGACACACTTGACCTTGGATCGCCGGCAGCGAATACAGGCTATGCTGGAGCGCATTCGTCCTGCGCCGGGCAACTGCCTGGGCTCGGGCCCGGCAGCGGCGTAGGGTGGTCCAGACGGGTCGCTCTGAATGTTGGGGTCGTGGTGGGCGTGCGCGTTGGTGCGCGGGCTCTCGGTGAAGCTGTGCAACAGCGCTGCTCCCAAATGGTTCTCCTGCTGCTCCACGGTGGGCGGTGTCGGGCGTGTCAGGGCAGATGAGGTGTGCAGTCTGCAGTCGAGCTTCGAAGGATGGCGGCGGGCGTGGCAGACGGCTCAGGCGCGGGCGGGATGCACGTTCGAATCGTGCAGTACTGTAGCTTCACGGcgcccgctgctgctgctgccgcccaGCTTCTGCCGCagcagacgacgaggatcCCCGTGCTTGCTCGCCCTCGTCGGCGGCCTGCTGACAGTGGACGTGGGCGCTGGATGAATGGCGACTCGGGAAGCGTTGCCGGCCCGATTAGTGAGACACGAGCACTCACAACTCACGTCGAGTGTTTGTACGGGATGGCAGGCCTATCCCGTAGGATAGCAGCagtggtggcagtggcagcagcggcgaggcaatggcaatgggcagctctgcagcagctgcgacACGCCGCAcattcttcttgctcggGCGGCGGCCGCGTGAGTgcgagccagagccagatgAGAGGGCCATCCGTGTGCATCCAGTCGCTCCTGCTGCAGGACGATCTCCAATGTGCGTGCATGCCCGGTCGGGAAGAGCCACGCTGCACGTCCATTGTCCCTTCCCCGGCCGAGAGCAGGCAGGCACGCACCGCACGGATGCTGCTTATTTtccgctgccaccaccatCCCAGCAACCTGATAACGGCCGTCAGCAACGCTCGCTCGTCCCTCCGCATCGCCCGTTGACAGCAATCGGATGGtgccggctgctgctgcaaatgCCCGTGCGAGTCGGCGACAAATCCAGCTCGAAGCTGCACAAAACGGTGTCCAGCGATGAGAATGCGGCCAGATGCACCGCCGGCTCTGCCCACGCTATCGAATCTGCAAAGCATCTCCTCTCCGCCGCAGCGCCGCCCACCGCAACTTCGCTGACCATCGGCAGTGCTGCAATCTAGCTCAGTGACATCCCCGATTGCAAGACTGCCCCCGTGCCGATGTTCTTGCACGCCAGACTTTGCGCCAACACCAGCGGCCAAACTCAACCGCTCGAAGCCTTGCCATGATGTTAACTTAGAATAAACGTTGTCCCTGTCCACTGCACCCGCCATCCCGAGCCCCAAGCTCGCCACCCAACTTCATTCCTGTCCACATTCTGCTGTTCCGCGCGGCAAAATCGCCTCACACGAAATACGTCCCGACACGACGGAGCCGCGCGCTTTTCCTCCATCATGCCACGCAGAGTCGGTGCGCATCCCAGAAATCACCTGCGCCCAAGGAGAGATCGTTGGATGCTCGCTTGCTTCTGCAAGGCATGCAACACTTCGTCGCACTTACAAATACAGTAGTCGACCGCAAGCTGTTCGCAGAGTCGCGGAGCACAGTCACCATCCGTGCCACATTGGACAACTACTGTCCATGGCACCGGAATACCGACATCTCTCGGCAGATACCGCTCTCGTACCACAAGCACAAGCCTCAGTCTGCATAATCCCTTGCATATACATACAGCCTTCGGACTAAGCGCGAGGTCGGTCAACCTCACGTTCACACTGCGTCTCCGCACCAGAAAACGCTGGCATGGACGTGTGCCCCTGagccatcttcctcgaagGAAATGGCCTACCTATTGCACAGACTTGCACCATCTAAGCGCCTGCCTCTGCTCGGAAAAATGGCTCCGATCCCAGTCAACAACCACTTCGGTACGTGAACTGCCTTGACAACCTTAACTGTGGACAGCCCTTCGTTCGTCACTCTTACCGGACAACAATACTTGCCCCCCGGCGTCATGGAATTTTTTGACCTGCTGCGCGGCACGACAACGGCAATTAATGGACCTCGTGTAGAAGTCTTCCACTGTCAACAAAGCTTGAGCCTCCAAATGCCGGCACCCAGTACCGATATATGTTGCATGAAAATGATGCCTCGCATTCATGGACTGACCTATGCCCCAATCATTGTCTCTCGAGGGATCATGCTGAAGTGAGATTGCCGCGCGAAGAGTCCTCGTGCGATTGAACTCACCAATCCTCTTTCGCACCCGAAACTTTTCACGACTTCACCTGTACGCTATAGCCCAGAACCATGACATGCCCCCACGCTGAGCGTCGTCGCTGGTTCGAACCCTTTTTCAACGTCACCACGCAAGGCACTGCATGGCAGTATACACGGCACGGCATGTACCGCCTCCTTACCATATCGACCGATCAGCACCGTGTGACCGGTGAGTACTGTTCGTATGTGCCGTCACACCGCTGCCGACAGCACTTCTCGGAATATTGACTTGATCCGGCTTCTGTCCATTTCGCCATCTCTACACCAATTAGAGTTTTCAGAAAATCCAACAATTGTCCTCCAATCAAGGTCTCAGCCTGTTCGATACGTGGAGGTCACTGTACAGATCATGACTCGTGACGTGCCTTCATGTCACTCGCGCGGGAGAAGACTAATATTCATGTTGTGGCATCTGCGTTGAATAAAACCAACGATACATCCCAACTCCACAACATTTACGGTCTGTCATGTCGAACGCCGCGTGGGGAGACAACTCGACATCATTGGACTACAAAGTATAGTACGACAAATGCACTGATGAAGTCGTGTTAAACTCAACCGTAGCGTCGGGACTGTTCACGACCTACATAAAACGCTCCCAGCCGCAGTCGAAAGACTACAGGAACACTGAGGCAATGGACCTGATGCTCAACGCACGCTTGCAATTCATACCCTCCCGCCGATTCGACTTCAATTTACCACCATCGCCTCCAGCAGACGTTGTATCGTCTATTCATTTGATCTCAAAAACCACAAAAATGATCTCCCGCCAAGATTTGACATATGCTTCTCTCGTTCTTAGTGCCTACTGCAAACGTCCCGTTCGCTGCATAACACTGACTCGCGCGACCCGTTCTTCTAAGCCATGACATAGTTTCCATCATACCTCCTCGCGGAACAGACAGTCGGGACAAGAGCACCGGACGGCAGACGGCctagctatagttctatagAATTTAACGATATATTCACTCccttttctccttcttcctttTAACATATACTTATCCTACACTTTGACCATCATCAGAACTGCAATCGCGGCGCAAGCCAGAACGCCCATTTTGTACTTCCGTACCTTTTCATCAACGCCTTATGTCTTTTTGAGTTGCCACTACTGCCGGCTCCTCTCAAAGGGGCTCAAGCGTCCGGATTCCGGACGATCTAGTTCGCGGAGGTCGgaagtttatatagttatgCAGTATGCGCTATGCAGGTTCAGCGGGACGGAAAGTATATGTCTATATCATAATGTGGGGGAAGGGAATACTATGGCCGTGATTTTGAGTAGTGGACGAAGTACATAAACATGTAGGCCTTAGCATTACTCGCAAAGAAGACGGGAGCCTTTTAGGCGCCGCCTGCTCCTTGGGGTTGCAGGTTTGGTTATGTGTCCTCCTAGGGAGTGCCGATGAAAATTTCTGCCCAAGTGGAAAGTGCTCGGTAGGAGGTGAGTGAACAGTGGGAATAGAGCAAGAAAGAGATCGTAGATGTGCATTCTGTGGTAGTCCAACATGTGACAATTCCTTTAGCATATCTATCGCCAACCATTTATTGCTAGGCATGAAGCCGCTTCCAAGGAGCTGCAGTTGATATAAAGATAATGCAGAGTCCCGACTACGATGTACTCACACTCGTggatctctgctgctgctgctgatcatAGGCATTTCCCTCGCCTTGTTGCGCTGTTGTGGCCCCTTCCTCAGGAGGTGCCGTTGTCCCAGGAGGAGACGCCTTCGGCGCGTGAAGTATCTCCCTCTTTCCATTGGCTTTGTAATATAACACAACATCTCCACCTCCGCGCCAGACATGGGCACGAATTGTCGCGAGCGTCATGGTAGGCGGGAGAATCTGTTAGAGAAAATGTGTTAGCCTCGTGTGCTCAAATGAGAAGAATttgcagatgcagaagaacTCACCTGTCCCTGACACCAAAGCTCCAAGTACTCCTCTGGTCTCAGGGGACTCTTCTCCCTCTCACTCGCAGGCTCGATCCTCTCGGCGACATAGGCCAAAACCTTCTTCGCTCTCAGCATGCGATTCGCATTGAGGCGATTGTTCCCATCGCTGGCGATGACCGGTAAAGAATTCTGCCACGGCTCCAGGATGAACGAGATCTTAACAACGTCTTTGACTGGAATCTGGTTGCGGAGGAGAACATCGCCAAGCCACATTGGAGCAGTCTTCTCCAGGCTGTCGACCTTGTCAACGAGGTTGCCTACAGTGCCTTCGAAAAGATCGGTCACACCGCCAGCTTCAGGGCGGTCTTCTTGGATCAGAATAGTGGTATTGCGTGGTGGTCGGAGTATCGGAGTCTCGGAGGCCTCACTAGGTTTGATTGCTGTTGGGAGATCGATGGAGGCTCGAGCCACCGGAAGACCATTTTCATAGGCTTGTTGGTTTTGTATTTGCTGTTGGAGCGAGTCCTCGTACCCGAACCGGATCTTTTGCAGGGTGCCGAGAAATGTATCGTCAACTACTCGTGAGTTGTCAGTTTTGCTCGATCGAGAATCGCTTTCCacttcctctttctcttcgacAGGAGTGGGTTTGTCCTTGTCGTTGGTCTGCACACGACCAATCTTCTTCATGCCACTAAACGACATGCCCATGCTGAACTTCTTGCCAAAAAGCCCCTTGCCGCCCGTGTGGCCATCCTTCGCCGGTTCATCAGCGGATGGAGTGGCAGGGTCTGGCAACACACCGGGCGTAGTTGCAGGTTGAGATGCACCACCGGGTGTTGTGACTTCGGTATTCGGAATGCGCGAAGTGGAGAAATAATCCGCACTTCGCTCACCAGACGTTCGTTGTGAAGACGCTTGATTGTCGTGTGATCCACCTTCCTCAGCAGTCGTTGCTAACAGCGGCGTCTGCCTTGCATGTGCTGGAGAGTTAGCAACACTAGGGCTTGCATGACCGATGCCGAGACCAGGAGTGGTTGCGGACCCATTTACACCCGGTCGCACGGTAGATGCAGACTGAGGTCCATTGGCCTCCGGATGCCAGCCATTAGTGTTTTGCGAAGGCATATCAATGCTGGTGGGCGCATTCTCGCGCTGCAACTTTTGTTGCTCTTTAGCGTGGAGTAGATGAGTCCGGAATGTCTCATCTCGACGTATCTCTTCCTCAATCACGTCATTGAAGAGATATCGCAAAACCCATTTGCCCAGATTGATGCGCTGGTCTTCTCGGTACTCCACATCTTCGTCGAGTTCGAGTTCGTCCGCGTACATCTCGGCGTCGAAACATGTGTTCTCTTCCAGGACCACGGCCACACTGCCCGTTCTGACATCTACTGTGCACCAGTTTGCAACTGTGGCATTCGTCGTGACCTCGTCCTTTACGTCTTCAAGATGCCGCTTGCCAAACGAGCGTATCGGCACACACTTTAGGAGATCCCACATCACGACCTCGCCAGCGGTGTCCAGTGTCAACACCCGTTTCCGGTCATTGAGCATAACGTGCTTGATTAGCCCGTTCTGGCCCTCGATTGACAGCTCAGGTTGTGCTCGTATCGGCTGCATGACGGATCCTTCAGGGGGTGCCGTATCTAATGTGCCTCTCCTACCACCAGGAATTGGTTGATCTTCCGGTGGAGGAGTAAGCATTGTAGGAAAGAACACTGTGTTGCTCAGTCTTAGCGCATGCTTCAGCGGAATCCTTCGTTTTGATGTGGGTGCACGTTGCTGCATTGATGGTGTCTGTTCCTTCTGATTTGGCGGACTTGGGTACCTTGCCTTGGCGGCAGTGGCAGAACTGAGCCTGTGAGTAGTGAACCCTTCTGGGACGTCCAACTCGGCATTTGTCGTATTGACATCTCTCCATCTGTTGATACTAGGTCTGCTAGTAGCAGTCCATAGACAGTCGCCAGCAGCAATCAACTTGTGCACGCCCTCGTGCTCCTGGAATAAGGCCAAGGAGAGGCcttcgtcgagctcgatCTTATCCCGTGTATCGGTCTTTGCCACCAGTCCGTTCTTGTCACTGGAGTAGAAGACAGACAGATCTGGGTCGGACGAGAACAGCGACCACACGCTCGCATCGTGCATGGTCAAAGTGAACATGCATCTTCCAGCGATGGTGCTCCACACCTTGACAGTGCGGTCGCTGCTTGCGGTGATAATGGTTGTGCCATCCTGACTGACGAGGATGTCGCGTATGTTGTCAGTGTGTCCGACCAGCTTCGTCACCCGCTTGCCGGTTCTGCAGTCCCAGACCCGCACTGTGCTTTCCGGTCCACCGCTCGCTAGCAAGGAGTTTGTAGCTGCAAGCGCATATATACTGCCCTTCTCTTTGCTGAGCAGACTGCTGACCTCATCTTCGGCCACATTGATTTTCAGCTTCTGGCCTGCGCCGTTCAGGTCCCACACATTGATATGCCGATCTAGCCCACCACTGGCCACCCAGTCACATGTGGAGTATGGCACCGCAAGAGTTTTGACATAGTCGCTGTGCAGTCCAATGGTCTGTGGCGGCTTCACATCTTGCGCCGCCGGTCTCCACACTTTGACTGTGGTATCGGACGAAGCTGACACGAGTGCCTGATTGGACTGGGCGAGGGCGATATCGTTGATCCAGTGTGTGTGCGCCTGCACCTGCTGGCGGAAGGTGGTAGGCTCGGACGGCGGTAGCTTCGCATCGTACTCGGGTGGTGTCGTCGAGTTGAGGTCGAGGTGCAGGTCCCAGGCACAGATGACGCCGTCTCGGCCGCCCGAGTACCTGGTCGAAACTTAGCTGTGTCCCCCGAGTCGCAGAGGCGATGAACGTACAGGCGTGAGTTGGAGCTGTCTACGGCCAGGCCATTGACTCCGAGCCTGTGGCCTCCGGCGGAGTTGGCGAGCGGCAGGACTGGGGGGAGCAGCGTGGTCAGCGTGGCACTTGTTCGACGTGCGCTTGGCAAGAGGGCGACATACCATAGCTTATCCTCTGCCTCGCCTTGCGGGCCATGGATCGCGAAGCTGCGCTGGCTCGACGAGATGCGCGCCCGGATGCCGCACCGTCGTCAGCGGGAAAGTATGCTGCGTTTCAGCAGCGCAGAGCCGTCTCCCCGTATGCTCCTCCTGCGTGCTACCGAACATCGACTGCGCCAGGTGCAGAGGAGATGGTTCTGGCCAGCATGGCATGTATCTGGCTGTTGCTTAGCTTCGGAGGCTACGAGGCACAGCTGCTGAAGTACTGTCGGCGCCCATCCTTCGTTTGGCATTTCCCCGTCTCTCGCCCGCCCACTTCACCTCCAGACGACATGCACAATGACGCGATGCCGAACTCCGAGCTGGCTTGGCACAGACcctgcttctcctcgtctcgtcgtcctcgcttGCATAGCCAGCATGTTGGCCAGCAATACAGCGCCTCACATCAGCATGTATTCAGAACGTATCGCAGGGCAAGGACAATGTGCGAATGATGTCAAGAAgtggcagcaatggctgcaCGATCTGCCATTACCTCGGTGCAACGTCTCGCTGGGCTGGGCGGCAGAGGCTACACGCACCAGCATGGCAGCCACGAGAAAGGCAGGTCGCGTAGGTTGTGCGAGACGGCGTGATGCAGTGTAGCGGACTTGCTCGTGGTCACAGCTGGTGGCAGAAGCATGCTGCAGCCAGCCACAGCCGCTGTGACCTGGCGGCAGTCACTTCAGCTCGCGTTGGAGagcttcctcctcgcgcGTACTAACCACAGCTTTGCTCTCCATAACAGACAGGAACAGCATGAAGAAACTCTTCTCGCGCCTCAAAAGGAAGAATGCCAAGCcaagcagcaatggcgagcaTACAGgacctcctcgtccttctccaccaccactccaGATCACGACTGCACCCCAGCTCTCGACGGTCATACAGGACCTGGTTCACACTTCACTCGGAGGTGATGCAAGTTCTCTCGCACCAGGAGTCTGCGACGTCTGCTACAACTTGGATCCGGCCAACGACCCGTATTGCGAAGTTGGCATGGCCGACCTTTGCCTGCCAGAGAACCGAGACTCGTTGCGCTCGTCCACTGTGTCAATTCACGTGCACAAGATCAACTCTTCATCGCAGACATGTGCCTACTGCAAGTATATCATGAGAGCCATCTCGACCTTTGTGCCCGAGAGTACAGCTCCCGAAGAGTATGCCACCCTGTACATCATGGAGAACATGCCAATGACAATCCAAGTCTTTGAGAACCAGGTCGCGCAGCAAGAGGATTATGAGCCCCAAGCCAGTATCGAGCTGTTCTTACAGGCTGTAGGCCCGTCCGCAAAGGGCACAACAAGGGCTTCAGCTATGAATGCAGCAGCGTTTCCCAGATCCTCGATCTCAGAGGAACGAACAGGCGCATTGGGCTACGCGAAAGACAGGCCTTCGTCGACTGCGGACGACCAGATTTTCCATTTCTTGGATCAATGCATTACCCGCTGCACGAACGGGCACGAGAGCTGCAAGTCACGTGCGGAGCATCTGCCAGACAGAGTTCTGCAGATACGTGGAGATAGCATTGCTCTTGTTGAGACTGAGGGCCAGACTGGCGACTACCTCGCATTAAGCTACTGCTGGGGCGGTGACCAAGATCTAAAGCTGACCAAAACTCGCCGCGCCGAACTGCTACAAGGAGTTTCTCTCTCATCCCTTCCTATCATGTTCCAAGATGTTGTTGCTATCGCCAAAAGACTAAGCCTGCACAGAATCTGGATCGATGCTCTTTGCATTGTGCAAGACGATCACCAGGACTGGGAAGTTCaagcgacgaagatgggcGAGTACTACAACAACGCTACGTTGGTGCTAGCTGCAGCATCAGTCAAGTCGCCGCAGGAACAATTGTTGCGACCTCGACCCGAGTACTATGATTCTGTCACTCTTGATCAGTTTGACCACCATCGTCGTACCACAATCTGCGCTCGAAGAGATCCGTGGGTCTTCAAGGGGAAAGGCGGCAATTGGAACTCTCCCCTTCTCAACAGAGCATGGGCTTACCAAGAGCGCCTGCTTGCCCGCCGCATTGTCACTTTCGGCGAGGGTGCCGTTAAATTCGAATGCCGGAAGCACACCATGGTTGAAGGACAACTTGCGGGTGTCGAAGGTCTTCCACAGCTAGGCTTTATGGCACCACATCCCGATGACCCTGAGATGTGGTCTCTTTTCGAGGACTGGCAGCAGATCGTGGGCGGCTATTCAGGCCTCAAAGCAACCTTCGAGACTGATAAACTGATAGCTTTTGCCGGTATCGCAAGTGAGTTTGCTCGTGCCACGGGCTGGATACCACGCTTTGGTCTGTGGGAGCAACACCTGCTCAAGCAGATGACTTGGAAAGTACCAGAGGGTGACTTGTCCCCGCGGCCTACGCAAGCTGTTGCTCCTACATGGAGCTGGGCCAGCGTCAACACTCAAATGGACATGTTCAGTAGCATGTTCTCGTCCACTTCAACCAGCTTCAAAGTGCTGTGGGATTGTGTTGTCGCGCCTGCCAGCACTTCTGCAAAACCAGAAGTGCTCACGATACATGGTTTACTAGCGCCCTGTGCGCTCATTTGTCGAGAGCCATACAAGACTAATGGGCACAGCCACCGCCTGCAGTGCGAAGGCTATCAATGGGACACTTACATGTGGCCCGATGCAGCGCTGACAACAGCCAAGGCGGCTTTACCAGGCTACGACATGGATGCCACAGTCCGCGCCACTGCTGAAGAGATGCGTGCAGGTCTCCAGCCATTCGTAGGAGTCTGCTACtgtcttctcctcgccaaaACCGACGCCGACAACCCCACTTGCATCGCACTTGTGCTAGGACGATCTCGTGAGCACGACGGTATGTTCGAACGAATTGGACTGACCGCTGATACGAATCTTCGCTTCTTCAGCGATTGCATAAAAGCCAAGAGAGTCACTGTGGAGATTGTGTAGTACTGTAGGCACCGAGTATGGCATGTTTTCGGCGAATTCACTTTTGCACTTACGAAGCTGACGCACTACGAAACCACTAAGCTCGATTTTCTGTGGCTTGATTCCCGCCTCATCTTCGGTAGGACCTTTATACATTGGCGCAACACATCATCTGCCACACTGCTACGCCTCTTTTCCATGTGCTCACATGCTCTGACAGTTCAAGTGTGACGTATTTCTCTATTTCCTAGGCATCATATAGGCAGCTACTTTCTTCCAAGACATCTACTATGCAAAGCCATTCCGAGATTATCTCTTGAGTCCGAACAGAACCTCAAGAAGCACAATACAAATTCTATCATCATCCTACTGGAAATAATCATGGGCTGCGGCGGCTCCAAATACGAAAATGGCGTCCCTGTCAGATATGGCATGTACGGCGAACCGCATCCCATCAAGCCTAAGTACTACAAAGGAAGACCGTAAGCTATGAGCCCTCGACGGCACCAAATGCGCTGATTCTAGAACTGTAACAGAGACTGACATGTGATACGACAGATACTACGATGATCGCAGTACTTCACAAAGGTGGGCTGACGAGATGACGGCCAAGACGGGGAGAAAGTGGAAGAAGGGACAGTTGGAGGCTGCTATAGCTGGGGGTTCGGTAAGTCTTTTTGAGATCTGTCATCTCTCTGCGCTTGGTAGTTAAAGCAGGTGCTGAATTTTTATGATAGTctggtggaggcggagg
Proteins encoded:
- a CDS encoding uncharacterized protein (antiSMASH:Cluster_7~SMCOG1173:WD-40 repeat-containing protein) translates to MARKARQRISYVLPLANSAGGHRLGVNGLAVDSSNSRLYSGGRDGVICAWDLHLDLNSTTPPEYDAKLPPSEPTTFRQQVQAHTHWINDIALAQSNQALVSASSDTTVKVWRPAAQDVKPPQTIGLHSDYVKTLAVPYSTCDWVASGGLDRHINVWDLNGAGQKLKINVAEDEVSSLLSKEKGSIYALAATNSLLASGGPESTVRVWDCRTGKRVTKLVGHTDNIRDILVSQDGTTIITASSDRTVKVWSTIAGRCMFTLTMHDASVWSLFSSDPDLSVFYSSDKNGLVAKTDTRDKIELDEGLSLALFQEHEGVHKLIAAGDCLWTATSRPSINRWRDVNTTNAELDVPEGFTTHRLSSATAAKARYPSPPNQKEQTPSMQQRAPTSKRRIPLKHALRLSNTVFFPTMLTPPPEDQPIPGGRRGTLDTAPPEGSVMQPIRAQPELSIEGQNGLIKHVMLNDRKRVLTLDTAGEVVMWDLLKCVPIRSFGKRHLEDVKDEVTTNATVANWCTVDVRTGSVAVVLEENTCFDAEMYADELELDEDVEYREDQRINLGKWVLRYLFNDVIEEEIRRDETFRTHLLHAKEQQKLQRENAPTSIDMPSQNTNGWHPEANGPQSASTVRPGVNGSATTPGLGIGHASPSVANSPAHARQTPLLATTAEEGGSHDNQASSQRTSGERSADYFSTSRIPNTEVTTPGGASQPATTPGVLPDPATPSADEPAKDGHTGGKGLFGKKFSMGMSFSGMKKIGRVQTNDKDKPTPVEEKEEVESDSRSSKTDNSRVVDDTFLGTLQKIRFGYEDSLQQQIQNQQAYENGLPVARASIDLPTAIKPSEASETPILRPPRNTTILIQEDRPEAGGVTDLFEGTVGNLVDKVDSLEKTAPMWLGDVLLRNQIPVKDVVKISFILEPWQNSLPVIASDGNNRLNANRMLRAKKVLAYVAERIEPASEREKSPLRPEEYLELWCQGQILPPTMTLATIRAHVWRGGGDVVLYYKANGKREILHAPKASPPGTTAPPEEGATTAQQGEGNAYDQQQQQRSTSVSTS
- a CDS encoding uncharacterized protein (antiSMASH:Cluster_7); amino-acid sequence: MRSSIACIRCRRSKVKCVNNGVGTTCRSCENSGRECQYPPPVTAGSRRRDSISGRADVYGDAERRQRPRKSASTYPSHPITGPRDSPRPSLDALDPRLLTPHVWQELFDIFQQHYSADLPFLHPPTFLKPVQFTSQLPPQSNGAPVDTTASARPPASTEFLLAFLALTARFHKKLVAHHSPPTATRPSNPLIASEYYAAAANEKLASIWTDNRCHDIERCQAALMLGLHEWGMCRGAKAWLTVGMAIRAAQSMGLQYEMDLDDEPLSRSLALSAEAERMGMESGRKSSVTSSKSTEDAFILQEIRRRTFWSCYIMDRYLSSGKYRPQMLHARELRIQLPASERSFLFAERVRTLMLGEEDRSVTGPGRAEVQSQRQQSVRLGTAATPETSRAPSPRSAWRDDDEDKGRLEFGPDEGLVSRYVKILEIYGKVVKWSCAGGRRVEVHPPWDDRCEFYQLRRQCLDFKASLPRQNTLTPQNTQAHISLKTSTPYTLVHTVYLLCQIMLHREYVPFIPIRCSKPEGPVDAPLFPADKYKVPDGFWDESARECFRSAREIIDLVRTCQEWGKLVETPIVGFAVYTVSFVGVYCINFPWMDPDGYMCTRPEPGKPDAKPGESKGFEAARKALEMIGDMRTKLHMADGWFKTINRMHKYFRRIKSDYRKNVQNVESASESDSPVSTRHLSLREGGSGGGLDEFKLLERTLIDFGNLEDQDVEMTDAQRPDSRPLDAIYDDSNSGTTVKSEEGDRPPVTSEPAKPESGSWSAINAVSGAPASRPPGISTPTSGPFRAYDTYAHQQQPPQHAHQHAQQYPPNGHHHPAPSAGPSPSQHSHQPPPHGYQQAHVNNFRPSYSEGPSPAPGPPSLTSPASQSATGTTPSQAHPSPPFERHHSQPAYGNWTPQNGHYQMAPPPPNPYVNGASHQYPPGPPGQPQHAGYPPPGQPSQPQQPHQSVEQQPPAQAQQVWDPMAKEAWLNSIDTRMGGDDIAAFVDGGEVAEWANMAASQGFANGWLTAVWQGGHA